The following are encoded in a window of Conger conger chromosome 19, fConCon1.1, whole genome shotgun sequence genomic DNA:
- the LOC133119302 gene encoding uncharacterized protein LOC133119302, which translates to MCWISGFGRRTRWPCGAAVLGRAWHSHTGSLREASRSSSRAGLRVPPLSLKGLRPGALYDLEVVLECPGGAEQGATAVLQFTTEEVPGDAPKNSRARSSGTTSERSAGPTTERLGLQGRLADHRMFLVVPWTIPSPLKDPAAESRVLLEGVIKRQDVVLAETGMFSRCQTGDVSGAVSKPFLLRHFGGNVTAVLNDGRCSLQETDKLYYYRMTSAPSLCGGETLLNQTHVSLRNTMTVTLSSGSSITQRDLKVLWTCAYPLLHTSTAHTQPGLAWFSSHSVVQASSSRLLQLSMGLYSDASYASSHAYAGPVELPLSARLHIQVTLHSQDSLAFQMSLQLEATETTDPLEERRAFYLKEG; encoded by the exons ATGTGCTGGATCTCCGGTTTTGGCAGGAGGACTCGATGGCCTtgtggagcagcagttctggggcGGGCCTGGCACTCTCATACTGGCTCTCTGAGAGAGGCCAGCCGGTCGTCCAGCAGGGCAGGCTTGAGGGTCCCCCCCCTGTCTCTGAAGGGCCTGAGGCCTGGTGCCCTGTATGACCTGGAGGTGGTGCTAGAGTGCCCAGGGGGTGCAGAGCAGGGCGCCACAGCTGTGCTGCAGTTCACCACAGAAGAAGTCCCCGGCGACGCCCCCAAAAATTCCAGAGCCCGATCCAGTGGCACCACCAGCGAACGCTCTGCAGGCCCAACCACAGAGCGGCTCG GACTGCAGGGCCGTCTCGCGGACCACAGGATGTTCCTTGTTGTGCCGTGGACAATTCCGTCACCGCTGAAAGATCCAGCTGCAGAGTCTCGGGTCCTGCTGGAGGGCGTTATTAAACGCCAG GATGTTGTCCTCGCAGAAACGGGGATGTTCTCGCGCTGCCAGACGGGCGACGTCTCGGGCGCCGTCTCCAAGCCTTTCCTCCTCCGGCACTTTGGCGGGAACGTGACCGCCGTCCTCAACGACGGCCGCTGCTCCCTCCAAGAGACGGACAAGTTGTATTACTACAGGATGACTAGCGCCCCTTCTCTGTGCGGAGGGGAAACGCTG CTGAACCAGACTCATGTGTCTCTGAGGAACACTATGACCGTGACCCTGAGCAGTGGGAGCTCCATCACGCAGAGGGACCTGAAGGTGCTGTGGACCTGTGCCTACCCCCTGCTCCACACCTCCACCGCCCACACCCAGCCTGGCCTGGCATG GTTCTCCTCTCACAGCGTGGTGCAGGCCAGCTCCTCGCGCCTCCTGCAGCTCAGCATGGGCCTGTACAGCGACGCCTCCTATGCCTCCTCCCACGCCTACGCCGGCCCCGTGGAGCTGCCCCTCTCCGCGCGCCTGCACATCCAGGTGACCCTGCACTCCCAGGACAGCCTGGCCTTCCAAATGAGCCTGCAGCTGGAGGCCACAGAGACCACCGACccactggaggagaggagggcctTTTACCTGAAGGAagggtga